Below is a genomic region from Vicia villosa cultivar HV-30 ecotype Madison, WI unplaced genomic scaffold, Vvil1.0 ctg.000442F_1_1_1, whole genome shotgun sequence.
ATACCTAATTTAATTGTTAGACCTAATATGTTAATAGGCCCACAAAAGAAtcctattattgttattgttacatAACGTCggcatttaaaattaaagaaacGTTGGATTTCATAACTCTTCAACGTGTTGGCAATCAAAGGTTGTGTCTTCTTAAGTCTGTGTTTGGCATTGTTGTTGTAAGAAACGCAGGGTCCGGTGATACGTTTGAAGAACAAAATGTCACAACCAAGAAGGTATTCTCTTCGAATGAGGTATGTGCATGTGTtactgtttatgttgtttgcagagTTTATTAGAAGATATTCATCCATTTAGAGGTCACAATgttgttttgattttagttcaccCGATCGGTTGGAGTTGCAAACACCATGGGAGTGGCTCACAGTTGAGAGGATACTGAGTGGGTCACATGAGAATGAGGATGTTATGGAGGAATGGAAGAAACAACATGAAAGATAGAATCTTGTCGAAGAGGCTGCCAGTGTTGTCGAAAATAAACGGTAAtcttatagttttattttattttttgcattGAATTTCATTTAACCTCCACAAAATTGAATGTGTTTCCCGAATAATGTGTTACAACTTAGTTTAATGAATAGTTTGTATGTTATTGTGTTGAAGGAATGATGGAGATGGGATAGGAAGTTCTGTGGGATTATCAGATACTGCTGATTTGAATGAATACATAATGATATCTTCTGATAGTGAGAGGTAAAGTTTATTTATAAGTGATAGGGAATATATTATAGTTATAGGTATACTGATGTTGTTGTGTTGGAATTTTGTTGTAAATGTGGTGTTAATTTCAGGGAAATGAGTCCTATACAGGAGGAGCTGGAAGAAGCATACTGGACTCGTGAAGTTCATGATGTAAAGAAGTTTTGCTCAAATGTTATGGTAAGCAGTGTTCAAAGTCTATAGTTGTTGGCACAATGGTGTTATACACAGAAGTAACGTAACTGATATTGTCTGTCAATGAGTGCAGCATATTCCTGCAGAAATAGTAGACAAATGTGGACTTGCTGGAATGGCAGAGATTACCCTCAATGATGTGGACAACGGGTACCCATATGAGTGCAATGTGAAGAAGAggccaaaaaaaaaatgaaacatattTGTATGGAGAATGGTTTGATTATGTAAGGgcagctgaattgaaagaaggagATAAAGTGCACTTTGTGATTTATTACCCGCCAGTGTTAGATATTATGGTTACAGTGGAGCGCAGTGGTGATCGTTGATAGAGCTGTTGGTTAGGCAATGTTTGTGGTGGATGTATAGGACTGTTTGTTGGCAGTTTGGTTTGTATGGGAATTatcgttttgtttttttgttgtaatggtggatgtgaacaaagattaacaattatggtactatgtatggttttaaattaaatattatcaaaTTTGGTTTTAATCTGCCATGGTTTTATATGCAAAATTGATTACCAATCTGTTTTTAAATTAAGTATTGCTTATTATAAGTATTGAACAGGATTTCTATTAAAATTGATCATAATAGGGTTCCTAATTTCATTATTGTTGGTATAAGTAGGGGTATGGGTCCTGTAAATGGTAGGCTATTAAATCTAAATGGTGAACATACAACAATGGACTTATGAATAGTTGAAAATCCAATTTAATAGGAGTATATGTTAAAGAGTAGTATGGTAATATTAAATGGTTATAAAATAGCTGTAATGTGTTATATTATATTGGGATGTGaaagatcaattgggttatgggcAGTTAATGTTTTTCGTGaggaatataaataaaatgaaaactgttttgaagtgaTGTAAATGCAAAGAAGACTAATTGAACAATTGCATTGAATTCTATTGGACTGTGGAAAAGTTGCAGGTATGTGAAGAGTCCATTTAGAGTGTTATATAAGTAATGTGTAGGAAGTTTGAAAGCACTaaaaactgaagcagtcatcattACTCTGCAACCAATAGTGTAAGCCGCGAACTTCTGAAAAGATGGAAGGAAGTGTTGATCAAGTAATGAGAGGTAAAGGTAAACATATCATTTGAATGGTTGTTCTGttacattttgaatttaaaagttaTATATGGTTGCATGCAGGTGAAGAAAACTCGGTGAACCAAATGGCTATGGAGAAAGCTGTCACTTGTGATAACTCTGTGTATGTTTGAATTAGCTTATGTTGAGTATACGTTTTTATGCTTGAATTTAGAATGTTTGataacacatttatttattcaCCATGTTGtttgtttctattatgtttcaGATGCCATGAACCGGATGGTGAGGATGTTAGTTGCCATGCAGAGCAGCCTGC
It encodes:
- the LOC131628317 gene encoding uncharacterized protein LOC131628317 → MSQPRRYSLRMRNDGDGIGSSVGLSDTADLNEYIMISSDSEREMSPIQEELEEAYWTREVHDVKKFCSNVMHIPAEIVDKCGLAGMAEITLNDVDNGYPYECNVKKRPKKK